In Erigeron canadensis isolate Cc75 chromosome 8, C_canadensis_v1, whole genome shotgun sequence, the DNA window ATAGACTAGAACACCAAGTTACCAATGCAGAAAACACAAGAGATTGAAGATTAACAGTACCTATGTGCAAGTTGGAAATTACCCATTTTGTAAGGGGTTGAAAGGGGAATCTGGTCTTTTTCTTGGTCTTCCATAGCTCCTTAATTAATTCGCTATTATGAAATGTAATGACTAATGATGTCTTACCATTGACATAATGTGTATATACCAACACTTTAATAGCAAAAAAGGTGTTGAAGTACATTCATATTTTAATcatacaaaataaattaacaaattcaCATTATATAATAACCACTAATAATACTAAATAATAAGCACTAGTCCATACTACATACTGAAAAGAAGTATTATTAGTATTACACTAATTGATTTAtttacgaaaaaaaaaaaaaataactctcAATGCCGTCTCCCACGGattttgggtctcaataccgtcttcgacggtgtatgagggaggttgatatgtagacagtcttacccctaccaaagatagagaggttgcttccaggttctaccataggtagaaaaggaccttcaaccttgctgggcatgaggatcgaacccatgacctctgtttctagaggcatgagctccaaccactgatccaaccaagttgatttatttacaaCAATTTTACGGATTTATACGGTGTCTAAGTGTGTGTTATAAAAGTTATGTTTTATTGTAAACAAATCAACAAATCAACATTTATGCTACCATTATCAATTCCTGATATTAAAAACCAGTATTCACTTATTTGTTGAAACATTGGATTGTGCGTATTTTAATGCTTCAACTAATCTTAATATTGTACCCTATCATACTTTTTGGGAAAACAGAAAAGTATTTTATACACATATAATAACATCAATATTAGTCTTCGTTAACAATCTCTTTTTTTTCCGTATTCCAAAATGcatgaaaaataaaatcttcATGAGATATCCTTTCGTTATAAATATTCATCACCAACCATCTAAACCTTTATATACCAATACCAATCTATGccacataatataatatttgtggAAAAGTCTTaacattttaacttttaaaaactatgaaattactatatatactaCATTCTTTAAgaatttctttaaatttaaattgtatattatatacagaaataaaataaaaaaatatgttataataCATTGCACTTCTCACACAAGTCTCTCAATGTTGTAAGACCCAGATTTGAGTTTTGTTAAAAGGACAAaattttatcccaattaaatgttgtgTCTTTAAGCAGTTTAATTGCGGTTTTTTCCTTCTACAACGTATTAAGGGTGAGGGGACTCTCTAGCACAaacccggttaaaacaatgtAAGCTAAATCTCATGCATGTTATGAGCAATTAATCCACACAtatcaaaaaaaagaaaaatatgtaaatatatcaaCACGTAATACTTTAAGTATAAAGAATGACATAATAtatgttattgtatttttattttgggaAAGAAGGAAACTTTTTTATTTCACGAAATTCTGATAATCCGATATGATTTCGGTGAGAGTTGATAgcaatctatatctatactcccttataaagcaaactagctTTAAGTCATTAAGAACCTGAAAAGTCTAAAATGTCCCTCACCGTccttaatacatctttctatACTCATCTCTATAGTTGGACTAAACTACCCCTGAATTTatctcattcttaaaacaaaattccgccgcaacgtgcgggtattatgctcgttcCCTTATAATACAAACTAGACATTCTATTTTTAGAATCTCTTAatctcttaaaacatttataatatACATCTTTTAACTACTAAATTACCTTCATTAACTTCATAAAtcacatgaattattttatattaattatctatCTTAGTCGCCGGCGTTCCCACTACAagtcgccaccgccaccaccgccacaCCGTCACATTACGCGGGTATTTATCTAGtggaacaaaatatatatttggacgattttacatttttactcTTAAAAGATAGAATCTCACCTCCCAATTATTCCTTTGTTTATCAAGTCATTTTGTTCTCtatattttacaataataaaatttaagttagaaaattacaaattttatttagtAGTTATATGTCTAAATCAACGGGACCTTGTTtctgtattttattttaatacatcaTAGTTTAACTATTATGTAACAAAAAGtctagttatttttttttttgtttttttttttttttaatttctagcTAGCCGGCTACCGAACAATTAATTTTATGTAGGCttccaacttttattttatgatttctTGCCGGCTACCGAACAAGTTCATGTTGACTTTAACTTTACCAGATTGATTTTCTGTTATATCAAAAACATATGGTTCACATTAATTCTGATTTTAATTTCTACAGTTTGTATTCTTATTTGGGTTAAAGGCATGAGAGTATAACTAACTATAAAcaaaaggctatgtaatgtacctATCTACTCGACTTGAtatctagtgtaaccaactttgatttttttggttataCAATGTAAACAACCGGCTAAAAAACAAGTTACAAGTTATcactttcattttttattttttttaccttagATACAAAATTTATTGATCAAACCTCAAACCATATAAAAAAGCTAATCACACATTCATagcaaagaaaagaaaaacaatcataatatcaaaattcaaaacaatcttTCTCATTTTCTTCCTGTTTTTCTTGATCTAACTgattctttacttgttgttcGGCATCTTTTTCGGCTTGCAAAATCAAAACATAGTAATCTTCTtccccttttttattttcactttctTGATCCGGATTTTCTGTATTTATAGGTATCTAATCTGTATCTATCGAATAATGATCTGGGTTTTGTGTATCTTTGGATTTTTCATTTGGGTATCTTGAATCTTTGGATTTTTCATCtgggttttgtttttcataatttttccAGCAAATCACCATTTTTTCGGCGAGAGTTGGATTCGAAAActtttggtcagggtttgtgcgggatcaaATTTTGAGTCGGTTGGTGGTAGTTTCACGTCTTAATTCGaggaaacaacaaagttatcgtgattttaatttttccggcgaatcaccatttttctggcgagtgttggattcgaaaacttttggtcagggtttgtgcgggattaaattttgagtcgattggtggtagtttcaagtcttaattcgaagaaacaacaaagttatcacgATTTTAGtaaggatgatgatgatatggatACAGATACATTACATATAACCGGATGAAAATCTATTGTAACAGGTTGCTTGCATTGTATAAtctaaaaaacaaagttggttacactagatagcaagtcgagtaaattggtacattacatagccttttggtcatagttgattACACTCACATGCCTTTATCCCTTCCTATTTTGTTTGGTAAAATCAAGTGTGTAaagtgtgatatatatatatatatatagaagtgagatattttgagaccacctcttattttaagaccaactaggaccattgatttttgtacaccatcatgatctactacgatatacaaaacttttttgtaaaaacactaagactttccggcgacgggcccacagaaaaatcatgtgtaagttaacttacacatgtatataaattgataaaacAAATAATTGATACATGGGTATTGTAATacaagttaacttacacatgggtaTTGTAATACaagtattaaataaaacaaataagacaagattttgacctttagatcatagataaattgatacacgatgattcacgaagcaattgatgcacaatgattttcatgatgcacagtgatCTTCAGAGtagagaaacctattgttttatttgttttactttaatacttgttttattttacctaaaacctaaaaCCTAAAACCTAATATAGTAACATGTTATATTTTGAAGTAGACATTTAGATAGAGATTTAATAGTTAAGAATTACTTTGCTCATCTGAGATCAAACTTGACTCTTCTTTCACAACACTTGCAAAGTCGCTAGCATTGGTCATCTCAAGAAAAGGATAATCAGTGTAACCAACAATAGAATCTCCAGTATAAAACGTATCTCTGTTGTAGGGGTTGAGGGCTGCATTTAGCTCAAATCTTTTAGGCAAATCAGGATTAGCCAAGAACATACGACCATAGCCTATAAGATCCGCATGATCCTGAGCTATAGCAGCGTTACCATTTTCCCGATTGTATCCACCAGCAGCAATAAAAGTACCATTAAAGACCCGCCTCATGGGCACCAAACTATCAGACCATTCACTTTGTTCTTCAGTTTCTTTGGCTCTCGGCTCCACCATGTGACAATATAGAATACCATATTCGTTTAGTGATTTAGCCATGTAAAGGCCTAAAGCTTTTGGGTTTGAATCTCCAGAATCCATGTGTTTTGAAAATGGAGAAAGCCTAATGCCAACTCTGTCCGGTCCAATCTCATTTGCAATGGTTTCCACTACTTGAAGGGCAAATTTGCAACGGTTCTCTAATGAACCCCCATACTGGTCATTTCGATCATTGACTTGATCTTTCAAAAACTGGTCAATTAGGTAACCATTTGCACCATGGATTTCAACTCCATCAAATcctgcacatatatatatttatcagaTTCTATTTTGAAGAATCAACAGGAGAAACTTGGTCAAACTGAAGATTTACCGGCTTTCATAGCGTTTCTTGCTGCAAGCCtgaaatcatcaacaattacaGTGATCTCTTCAGGTTTTAGTCTTTGAGGGGGTATAAATTCAAGTAGGATGTTACCATTGCTATCTATAAAAGGACTACATGGTCTATTTGTTGAAGAGACTGGAGGGCGTCCTATATTTGGCTCAAAACCTGATTTCACAATAATTTTAATTGTGTTATATCACGAGACAAGAGCATTTCTGCACAAAAAGGATATCTCCAAAATAAACATTCACGTTAAACGtcaaactttccaagatttAGTATATGTAAAGCAGGTTTGAAAGTGATTTACTCTATAAAACTATTGAACTagtgtttttggtttttgctaCAAGTTAACCAACCTTAGCTTGTACAGGACATGAAATTTTTGGGACAATGTGCAAAGTACATCACCATACTTCCCTTCTGATGCAACCAAAGATTATCACTAAAGTCCAAATGTTTTGCatttaggctatctccaatgctagaGACACCAGGTGTTCTTAACTTGCCACATCATATCTAtacaaatccttaaaatcctttaattttatcttcaaccatacaaacatccttacatatccttatatttcatatacaaacaaacaaaaagtacTATGGATATCCTAAGGATATCTACAAACATGTCATTAACTATAGACAAATACTTTGTAGACAAGCAAGGACGAACATGCTTCAGTGCCATGAACAAGGAAAGACAAGCAAGGATATGGAAGGATGTGTAAAAAAcatccccattggagatagccttaacACAAATGCACAATAGAAATTGCTTTTGCAATAAGATTTTTAAGTATGAATCTCCAATAAAAAGATGATCACTACCACATTAATGCTTCTGTTTACTCGAACCCATATAATTCGACAGTAATATGTTGATACTAAGGGAAGGACACTCAATTTGCAGTAGAGGATAATAAAACAGTGGAAGAAAAGAATGTACTTTGATCTGAAGCCCTCCCAGGATGCCAAAGTTGACAAAAGAAGATTCCACCTTTCGCATGAAC includes these proteins:
- the LOC122580017 gene encoding putative 12-oxophytodienoate reductase 11, giving the protein MENQEREQVPLLTPYKMGHFQLHHRIVLTPMTRFRSYNSFPQSHATLYYSQRTTNGGLLIAEATVISSAAQGFKDTPSIWSKEHIDAWKPIVDGVHAKGGIFFCQLWHPGRASDQSFEPNIGRPPVSSTNRPCSPFIDSNGNILLEFIPPQRLKPEEITVIVDDFRLAARNAMKAGFDGVEIHGANGYLIDQFLKDQVNDRNDQYGGSLENRCKFALQVVETIANEIGPDRVGIRLSPFSKHMDSGDSNPKALGLYMAKSLNEYGILYCHMVEPRAKETEEQSEWSDSLVPMRRVFNGTFIAAGGYNRENGNAAIAQDHADLIGYGRMFLANPDLPKRFELNAALNPYNRDTFYTGDSIVGYTDYPFLEMTNASDFASVVKEESSLISDEQSNS